A portion of the Krasilnikovia cinnamomea genome contains these proteins:
- a CDS encoding acyltransferase, translating into MTDTGSATFVHPSADVEVGAQVGAGTKVWHLAHVRDSAKVGSGCVIGRNVYIDAQVIVGDLVKIQNNVSVYQGVTLEDEVFVGPCAVFTNDRRPRAQNPGWTITPTVVRHGASIGANATLVCGIEVGAYAMIAAGSVVTKDVAPHQLVAGNPARPIGWVDERGEVISRQPEPPASIAERVRAAESGHR; encoded by the coding sequence ATGACGGACACCGGTTCCGCGACCTTCGTGCATCCCAGTGCCGACGTCGAGGTCGGGGCACAGGTCGGCGCGGGCACCAAGGTGTGGCACCTGGCGCACGTGCGGGACAGCGCCAAGGTGGGCAGCGGCTGCGTGATCGGGCGCAACGTCTACATCGACGCGCAGGTGATCGTCGGCGATCTCGTGAAGATCCAGAACAACGTCTCGGTCTACCAGGGCGTGACCCTGGAGGACGAGGTCTTCGTCGGACCGTGCGCGGTGTTCACCAACGACCGGCGCCCACGGGCGCAGAATCCCGGCTGGACGATCACCCCCACCGTGGTGCGCCACGGCGCGTCCATCGGCGCCAACGCCACCCTGGTCTGCGGCATCGAGGTGGGCGCGTACGCCATGATCGCCGCGGGTTCCGTGGTCACCAAGGACGTGGCCCCCCACCAACTGGTCGCGGGCAACCCGGCGCGGCCGATCGGCTGGGTGGACGAGCGCGGCGAGGTCATCTCCCGGCAGCCCGAACCCCCGGCGTCGATCGCCGAACGGGTCCGGGCCGCCGAATCCGGCCACCGCTGA
- a CDS encoding dodecin, with translation MSSHTYRVTEIVGSSPDGLDQAIRNGVQRASQTLHNLDWFEVTEIRGHLENGEIGHVQVTMKVGFRLDDT, from the coding sequence ATGAGCTCCCACACCTACCGGGTGACCGAGATCGTCGGCAGTTCACCCGACGGTCTCGACCAGGCGATCCGCAACGGCGTCCAGCGGGCCTCGCAGACTCTGCACAACCTCGACTGGTTCGAGGTCACCGAGATCCGGGGCCACCTGGAGAACGGCGAGATCGGCCACGTCCAGGTGACCATGAAGGTCGGCTTCCGGCTCGACGACACCTGA
- a CDS encoding HPr family phosphocarrier protein codes for MSASTLTVINPHGPHARPAARPVALVRTFDADVRVRNLDTGSECVPASSPSPGATLGARAGHRIEARASGPQARRAIERKPPGVRPHPGGRDHNERDIVLVTRGTE; via the coding sequence GTGTCCGCGTCGACGCTGACCGTGATCAACCCGCACGGGCCGCACGCGCGACCGGCCGCCCGGCCGGTCGCCCTGGTCCGGACGTTCGACGCCGACGTGCGGGTCCGCAACTTGGACACGGGCTCGGAATGCGTGCCCGCGTCCAGCCCGTCCCCGGGGGCGACCCTCGGCGCTCGAGCGGGGCACCGGATCGAGGCCCGCGCCTCCGGCCCGCAGGCACGGCGGGCCATCGAGCGGAAACCACCCGGCGTCCGCCCGCATCCGGGCGGACGCGACCATAATGAGCGGGACATCGTTCTCGTGACGAGGGGGACCGAATGA
- a CDS encoding dihydroxyacetone kinase subunit DhaK: MGWSGPLRPVSPGEEPVRGKVGLISVGGSGHEPLHAGFVGPGLPPRVCGGERGS, from the coding sequence GTGGGGTGGTCAGGTCCCCTGCGTCCCGTATCTCCCGGCGAGGAGCCCGTCCGGGGTAAGGTCGGCCTGATCTCCGTCGGCGGGTCCGGGCACGAACCGCTGCACGCCGGTTTCGTGGGCCCCGGCTTGCCACCTCGCGTCTGTGGCGGTGAGCGCGGATCTTGA
- a CDS encoding response regulator has protein sequence MLALVVDDSGTMRRILRRIVSGFGFAVYEAGNGQEALDLLNEIPTVPDVALIDWNMPVMDGLELIRNVRKIQPLRDMCMMMVTTESEHSQMVRALAAGAHEYVLKPFTPEIIQQKLAYLGLVSP, from the coding sequence ATGCTGGCCCTGGTGGTTGACGACTCGGGCACGATGCGACGCATCCTGCGCCGGATCGTGAGCGGTTTCGGATTTGCCGTGTACGAGGCGGGCAACGGGCAGGAAGCCCTGGACCTGCTCAACGAGATCCCCACCGTGCCCGACGTCGCGCTGATCGACTGGAACATGCCGGTCATGGACGGCCTCGAGCTGATCCGTAACGTGCGCAAGATCCAGCCGCTGCGCGACATGTGCATGATGATGGTGACCACCGAGAGCGAGCACAGCCAGATGGTGCGGGCGCTGGCGGCCGGTGCCCACGAGTACGTCCTCAAGCCGTTCACGCCCGAGATCATTCAGCAGAAGCTGGCTTACCTGGGGCTCGTCAGCCCCTGA
- a CDS encoding YdeI/OmpD-associated family protein, with product MTDENLTFASPDDFTAWMEQHHSTAAEVWVALPKKGTPVPSVSRAEALDVALCYGWIDGKSFSGNVPDGWWAQRFTPRRKRSSWSKINCARVEQLIAEGRMRPAGLAQIEAAKADGRWDRAYSPPSTATVPADLRAALDAEPAAAAAFDKLSRSNRYQILFAVERAVRPETRARRIATHVARLAAGEPPSGP from the coding sequence ATGACGGATGAGAATCTGACCTTCGCCTCGCCGGACGACTTCACGGCCTGGATGGAGCAGCACCACAGCACGGCCGCCGAGGTGTGGGTGGCGCTGCCGAAGAAGGGCACGCCGGTGCCCTCGGTCAGCCGGGCCGAGGCGCTGGACGTGGCCCTGTGCTACGGCTGGATCGACGGGAAGTCGTTCAGTGGCAACGTCCCGGACGGCTGGTGGGCGCAGCGGTTCACGCCCCGGCGCAAGCGCAGTTCATGGTCGAAAATCAACTGTGCCCGGGTGGAGCAGTTGATCGCCGAGGGCCGGATGCGTCCGGCCGGGCTGGCCCAGATCGAGGCGGCCAAGGCGGACGGCCGGTGGGACCGGGCGTACTCCCCGCCGAGCACCGCCACGGTACCGGCGGACCTGCGGGCCGCACTGGACGCCGAGCCCGCCGCGGCGGCGGCGTTCGACAAGCTCAGCCGCAGCAACCGCTACCAGATCCTGTTCGCGGTCGAGCGGGCGGTACGGCCCGAGACCCGGGCCCGCCGGATCGCCACGCACGTGGCCCGGCTGGCGGCCGGGGAGCCGCCGAGCGGACCGTGA